A region of the Chaetodon trifascialis isolate fChaTrf1 chromosome 7, fChaTrf1.hap1, whole genome shotgun sequence genome:
TGAAACTCCAGCCATGCAGGTTAATGTCAAACCAGCTGGAGGTCATGAACTCAAAATGCCAACAAGATATATGTGAGTTAGGAACACAGTTTCGGTTGACCTAGCTTGCCTTGTGAAACGGAGGAATTTTCCTGAGACAGCCTTTATATTTTTCACTCGAGTCATGACCAGATGCTttgtaaacagagaaaagacTACAAAGAATGGACAGTGTTTATCTGCCTTTAATATCTCCAGAGCTTGATGCACTTACCCATGCTTGAAGCCTTAAGGGCAAGACTCTGAAGAAACAGATGTGTCGATGGCAAAAGGTCAAGGTTAAGCTTTAACCTTGAAACAGCATGTATAAACATCAGACTCAGGAATGGCATTTAGGTCTCTGACACATGGAAATCACTTTAGTTTTTGGCCAAACCAAAGTAAATTAGTTGTACTGGGGGAACATCTTGTGATAACTGCCAACAGACTCTTATAATCGGTGTTCTATTAGCTGCAACGCCAGCAGTGAAATAAAGACATGGAAGCAAATCAGGGGCATAAAGACTCCTCTGCCATCCCTCCACCTTCTCTGCTTGCATGTGTTGCTTCTGGCTACATCACATACAGCTGCTATCtcattggttgcgctttgaGGGGTCAGTGGCAACAGAGGTCAAAGTGTaaataatttgaattttaaGCACATCGCTCAGTGGCAGATTCAAGCGGTGCATCTGCATCCGCCTCGCTGGGTGCCGCCGCTGTCCCCATAGGAAAACAATTGCACAGCCAGCGCggagcagttttacaggtgtgGGCAGCTTTAGTCAATATTATTGATGGTGATCTAATCAACTGTCAGTTTCCAGGACCAGCTGTCCACTGTTGACCGGATTACACAGCCCAGGAGCGTCTCTGGTTTCCTCAATGAAGCAGCATCACGGCTGCTGTTTCCTCAGCCAAACAATGTTTATATGTCGTGGAAGGAAGATGATGTCTGCACAGTCAACACGAGGTGACATTAACTCTCTCAAAGAATACGGTCGTTCATTTGCTTACATTTATCCAGAAGCACCGTTAACAGGAAGTCATTCGGGCGACTGCTGAGAGGAATGAGGAGGCACTGGCTGGGAACAGATGAGGATTTTAACGTCATGATCCATCTCAGTCACTGCTGCTCACAGGtcataaataaaaatctgaataaaaaaaaaaatctggttttGATCATGTGATAAATGATAGACATTACAAACACTGCCTGTGATTGCCAACAGCTACAATCTTCTTCCaccaaatgaaattaaatgcaTGATCCGCCACGCTGGTTTATTCTGGTTGTCCGAGGTGTCACAGATTAGGACTACCTAACACAAATAAGGAGACAGCGTGTTTCTACACGACCCATATGAGCACAAACATAAATGTTTATTCAAGCCGTGTTATTTCTGGACCGGATAGAAGTAACAGTGTTTGCTTAACGGGGGTCATAAAGCTCGACAGCTCCTCCACGTGAGGGCCAAAACACTGTGTACACTGGAGCAGCAATATAAATAAAGGTTTGGGAGAGGGGATTTGAAGCAGTCTGTGTTAGCAGCCTTAAGCAGGAAATTCGTCTTAAGAGGGTAAGTCCTGTGAAGGGTATAATGCTCGATGAGCTGTTGTGTAGTTAGGGACCAATGAAAACGTCTATTTCATATGAATGAGCCTGATgtctttttcactgcagatttTCTGCCTGAGAGCTCTTAATGAATGTAGAGTGACGTGTGTAGCCTGTTCTCTGCGGTGTTTCTTGTAAGGTTCACTTGGCCTGCAGAAGAAACTATATGTCAGTTTATTCTGTGAGGGCACATCCGGGATTTAGCGGGACATGAGAGAAAATGGATCAAAGATCTTGTCGAGGCAGAGATTAagatttgtttctttcttctgtcaCATCACGGCTCGAGCATCCTGATTTCTCCGTTGTCTCTCAATGCTATCTGGCTCTGGGGGTTTCCACGAATTACATGCCAGTTGATTTCAGAGGACTGGTTTACTGCTGTAGCCGCAATCTGTTTTGCTCAGCATGATGCAGTTTCAATAGATATGCATTTTCCTCCATTATGTAAACATTTGATGCAGTGACAGCCCAGATTAAGATGCTAAACAATGTTTACtgaaaagtaaacattttttggcACTTTGCTTACGGATGAGTTGAATTAAATGTCAAACAGAGATGgaataaaagattaaaaagacaCGGAAAAAGCATCCAGAAACAACTCAAATCGATGTCCGGACACTATTTCACTGCAAAAAACGACACAATGCCAACATCTAAGCTGTCCTCTTCTTGTTTGCTTACAGGTCTGTCATAATGATTTGGAAATTGCTTCATTTTAGTACTTTCCTTCTTGGAGCACTCGCATCCCCAACTCCGTCTTCACCCCTCACCACCAACGCTGACAGAGGACTCTGCTACATCTACAACTCTGGCCGCTCTGCAGACTGTCTGGGAAGACAGCTTGAAAGTGTCCCATGGAGACAATTTCCATCCACACTGGAAGACATTGATCTTTCCTACAATAAGCTTCAGGCTGTCCACGCTGACGACTTCGTCCGCCTCCCTCGGCTGCACATCCTTAAGCTGCAGTACAATAACATTTCACACATTGACAATGAtgcttttaaaaacaacacGCTGCTTGAGCATCTTGACATCTTCAATAACTCCCTGCAAGAAATTCCTGCCACAGCGCTGACTCCTCTCCTGAATCTGAAAGAGCTCTACATGTCCAATAACCTTTACAAACATGCCACTTTAGCTGATAGCTTCTCCAAATTTGTTAAACTCAGTGTTCTGTCTATGGGGGGCTCTCTGGTGATGGGTCTAAAGAAAGCTGATTTTCAGCCTCTGAAGAACATCAGGTTACAAGGCTTTGCCATCAAATGTTCCTCCAATCTAAGTTACTATGAGCCTGGAAGTTTAAAGCTCATCCAGACAAAGCAGATGGGATTTGATATGGCCATAGACAAACGACCTAACGCTCTTCATCACATGCTACGTGACCTTGCCAACAAGACCTTCAGCGTCATCCAGTTTCGCAACTTATTTGAATTTATGTACTACTTGGGAGAGGAGGACATTTTCCAGGGTTTGAAATATGTCAAAGCACATCAGCTCATCTTTCACAGAGGGAAATTCAATGAGAATCTCCTGAGGATGGCTTTAATGAACTTACAAGATGCCCCTGTCAAACGGTTGAGACTTCAGTACATCGACTTCGCCCGTTCACCTACATTCATTGATGGCGGAGCAGGTTCCAGCATCACAGACCTGGCACTGGATAAGTTAGATCTTTGGTGAGTATATACTCAGCATCATGTGCCAGCAAATACAAATCATTTGCTGATCATGTCATATATTTCTAGACCTATAATAGGTCGATACTGCCCCGTGATGTCTCACAAAGCAGTTACAGTCAGTTCAACTATCAGAACTAATAGTCAAAGCAAAACATCCTTGCACCAAGAGTGCAAAGGACTTTTTATCCTTAAACTAGACTTTTCGTACAACTCTTTGGTACATACAagcaatatatttaatgcttttcaATAATCACAAAAAGCTCAGCGTGAGGGGACTGAgtatttgcttttcatttgcacaTGCAGAACATTACAAATCTCTGCTTCTTGCAGGTATATCAGCAATCCTGATGTGCTGCGATTTGACTGGCGCTTCACCTGGTTCAACAAAATAAAGGAATTGTCTATTCAGCATGTGTACTTCAACTCTGTACCTTGTGATGCCTGGATTGAGATGGAAGGTGTGGAGTTTCTGGATGTCTCCAATAATCGATTAAAGAATGAGTTTATCTTCAACCAGCGGTGTCATTACAAGGGCACCATGCCAAATCTTCACACCTTTAAGCTGAACAACAATGACCTGACCAGTCTAAAAGACTTGTCGTTGCTGACAAGAGAGTTCCAGCAGTTGCAGGTGTTGGAATTTAGTGACAACAAACTGGGATCTGCTGAAAACAGTCGGGATTGCGTTTGGCAAAAGAATATCACTCAGGTTATTGCTCACCACAATCAATTCGTAAGTGAAGCCCTCCGCTGTCTGCCCACCACTGTGCACTACTTGGACCTCTCCTACTGCAACCTGGACCAGCTGGACATTGGGTACTTTGAGAAAGCCACCAACCTTAAAGTGCTCCTGCTGAGTGGGAATAAAATCAAGTTCATCCCATCTAACTGGAAAAGTCCATCGCTGCAGTCACTAGCTTTGGATGGGAATTCGTTCGGTCTCATCAGCCAGGCATCCTTCCGGGACATGCCGCAACTGTCTCATCTGAGGGCAGGGAACAATCCTTACCATTGCACTTGTGAGCTCCATGCTTTCGTCCAGGACACAATGTCAAAAGGAAAGGTTAACCTCACAGACTGGCCTTGGAACTACAGGTGTTACCACCCAGAGGCTTTGCTCAACACGGTCATATCCAGATACCTCCCAGCTCAAGTGGCATGTGATGTGAGACTAGTTATCATCATCAGCGTTGCAACCACTGCAGCGGTGATCTTGATACTGATGCTGATTTGCTATATTTTTGACCTCCCGTGGTACACTAAGGCCACATATCAGATCATCAGGGCCAAATACAGAGCTCACAAGGAAAACGGGGCAGGGGAATCAGGGACTTTTACCTATCACGCCTTCATATCCTACAGCCATTCTGATGCAGACTGGGTGAGGGACCAGCTTTTGCCCTGTCTGGAGAACAGCAGAAATCCCTATCGTCTGTGTGTTCACGAGAGGGACTTCATGCCAGGAAGATGGATCATCGATAACATCATTGACAACATTGAAAACAGTCGCAAGGTAGTAGTAGGTAGTTTTGAATTGACTCATACATGTCAAGCGGGATTTAGAGTGTTTTCAGAGTTTCTGGCATTTTCAAAAAGAATTACAATGCAGAACAACAGCTTTCATCAGTGCCAGTGCCATACCATTTCCCGAACATCTAAGGCACTCTTTCACACAGGATCACCCTAACTAGCACAACCCAAAACTCATCATATTTTAAGTGAAAGAAAATATTACGGTCAGTTGtaatgcatgttttcttttcctttctttgtctccaTCCTCAGGTAATCTTTGTCCTCTCCCGGCACTTTGTCAACAGCGAGTGGTGCAACTACGAGCTGTACTTCGCTCAGCAAAGAGCCATAGGAAAGACTTTTAGTGATGTCATACTAGTAGTGAAGGAGCCCATTGATCCCAGCTCCTTACCAAGTAAGTACTGCAAGCTTAAGAAGATGCTGAGTACCAAGACGTACCTTGAGTGGCCCCAGCAGGACAACCAGCAGGCTTTTTTCTGGGTGCAGCTGAAGAGTGTTCTGGGCAAGCCAACAATGACTCGGGAGGGGGCCCACAGTGTTAAGAGCAGAACCTCATCTGTGGGCGGCGTTTCTGTGATTGAGCTCCCCGTGGAGGATAGGAGGCCTGAAATAGCAGCAccaaaagcagacaaagacgAAGAACACAAGATTATTAGAAGACACGATAATGAGCTGTCAAATCAGAGACAAATCCCAATGGTGGCAAcaggttaaaaaacaaagactgtATGATTCCTTCAGTATTGTCTCAGTACAGGCCTGAACTCAGGTGACCTTTTGTGTGCAGGTTAAATAAAGCTGGGAGCAAAAGCCAACGTCTCATTATGATGATGGACAATAACACGATCCCTCTCTGCCCATGGCGCTCTGTCACTTTATCCCCGAGGGCCGAGCCGATGCCCTCTGCTCCGCTCTCCCTCTGAGCATCTCAGACTGGCTGCCCTGCTGACAGGTGCTGAAAGGCCACAAACTCAACGGCTCAAATAAGATCTCCCATGTCGCACTCTGGATAACAAGCGAGGTGCCAGAAAGATGTGTTGACAGGAGCCACATTGTGAAAAGGCAGTGTTCTGTTACATTCTTGGCCCTCAGAGGTATGAGATCATGCATGTTCCCACTCTGATGTTCCAGTGGCCAAGTCAAAGGCCACACAAGTCATTTAATACCAACACTTCAGAGGCTACAATGTGTTTTAGGGAGATTAGCCCGAATGCTGGGTGCATAAAAATCACATGAAATCTTTGTAGATAATTGGATTCAGCGCTGCCAGCACTGCATGCCAGCTCAGTACAGGCAATGCTTTGAGATATTTGGCTCTGTGGCACAAGTTAAGCAAGTGATAGTACAGAAAAATGAATCAGAAATGTAGAGCGCCAACACTTTGTATTTATATCCGCTCATTCAGTGTGTGCTAATTAGCTCATCATTTTGAAGTGGCTCTCCATAGGCCTTCTAGGGTTTCGTGCTGTTGCTGTATTAAACAAGCGCATGCATGGTCAGGTAACGACTAATTTGATTGCAGCCAAACATCTGTCTTAATTTGATCTGGTTGTGTCCTCCAAAGTCTCTGTTTTCAAAAGGCTCACAAGGTGTTTTTATATAGGATTAGACTGCATAATAATTTTAAACTCATCCTTTACAGGTTTACttaaccacacagacacacatgtctGTCCACCTGATTACTATTCTGTGAGTCTAATGTTGACTGAGGGAGTTCTGGATGACATGTCAGTGCACCTGTTGGCACATCCAGCCActtggagcaacattagcattcactgGGAGTTCTTTTCTGTGCATCCGGTCAGTGCAGTGttcctttcagctctggtttggtcacCTGTAACTGCTGAGAGGaaaatctgtctcttttcctgCTACATGTTCCACTTCCTTGACCATCTAACTAACTGCCTGtttgccatttggtgctgggcaggtatgTAGTGCACACCTGGTTTATCAGAGCTGTTGCAGGAAACAGTGTTGACGAGAGTGAACCAAAGGGGGCTTAAAAGCATAATGGGGCAATAATTCTGAAGGGGTTTGTCACTATGATTGACACATGAAACTCGACGTGTTAATCATTAATACTGAAAAAGAAACTGTAAAAGAGCTGAAAGGaaactttaaatgtgtgtaTCAGACCTACAGCTAAATTTTCATTACTCACTCACAAtctgcacacatgtacagtatatagaATCAGAATTTAAGGCTAATTTCCCTTTGAGTGCGAAACAAGGGGCATGTTGTGTGAATGAGCGTCAGTGTTTGAACTTCAGGTGTCGTCACACATTTACAAGCCTAACGATAAAAACAATGTCAGCAGAAGTACAAAAGTGTGTGATAATCTGCCAGATGTCAATAATGTGAATGTAAACTTGCAGCCATCCTACAGGTTTGTGGTTTGAAGGAAGCAACCTTCCAGTTCGTTCTGGAAAaagcatgttgtttgttttttaaacatggTTTCTTGTAATGACTGAAACCTTCCTTCTACAGAAGACAGATGTAAAGCCTTTATCATTGTTTTGAAGCAGCAGctctttctgttatttttgaTGAATCTGGGCTCACACTTGTGTTTTGATGGTTGATGTTTCTTGAAAGCATTTTGGGGAAAATTACTTCCTTCCTTTCACTTTTGCATAATATTGTAGCAACTTAAGAACAGTCACAGAAACCGTCTCCTCTGTCTGGAAACCCTGACTCCACATGTTTGCAGAGGTTGCAAATGGCCAGCAGAGGACACCCTTGAACTTGTAGAAATCAATAGTGAATCAGAATTTGCATGAATGACGAATAAACAGGCTGCAAAAGTCTGCACCGATGCAAATGTGAAGTGTTTTATGCAATAAAAGCCTTATCTGAAAGTAAGGCACCCAAAGTCTTAAAGCTGTTGTGTGCACAATCATGTATGCAAAACAGATTTTGACTCCTTGTATGTCGATGCTTTCTGTATTTCCTGCTCCAGTTATCTTATTTACAGTGCGGTACATGTACGTGGCTCATTTGTATTATTTGAAAATGTCGGGCAGCCATAAGTCTTACAATGCAATATTCATGCATTATGATGCAATCAGACAGAAACTGTTGGTCATGACTGTAAAAGAGTGATTATTTTGGATGCCTGTCACTCATCCATCGACTTGTAGAGCTCTGCAGTTGATCAGAGACGGTCGATTTGGTTTCCCAAATAAAAGAGATGAGAGGCTGTTTTTCGGGCTCATACATCCTGTCAGTCTCAGTATCACTTTATTTCAAACCAAGAACAGAAAATCTACACATGGTCTGAGAAAACGTCTGTTTTTCTTCAATCATATAGCCAAATGTTGAATTGAGAAACATTACTTTGCTTCACAGTAATGCtcccaaacacattttaactcAGTTTGCTGCGACAGCAGGGAAATGATGTCACTGGATAAATGAGATTTTCAGATGTTGTGTATAAAATATTGCACTGTGCAggcagcatgtttttgttggTGTGTCCTAAATGCAAAGCTGAAGAGAACCAGAGCCTTTAAAATGATCTCATATCATAACTGCTGCGACTCTTTCTGGCAGTGCTGGATCAAATGCACTTTGCTTTGGAGAAATGAGCCCCAAGTTAACTTTTAACGAGAATCATGCAAATATCCATGAAGCCTTTGTACCGGTCAGCTGGAGATACGATGTAAATCAGCCCTGATGGTTTGCATTCAGTGAAAAGACGATTTCAGTCGACTGGCCTGCACTTAATTTGTATTGCTACTCAAGCTGCACTCAAGCACAATCATTCCCTTAATTGCAAATGATGTGACGGGAAAGCATTAGTCACGCCTAATAAGCATAAGTGAGGCCGAATAAAGTGAACACaggcagcacagagagaaaagccgTGGCAGGAAACTGGAGGAATGGTGGAAGCATTTCTCGgattatttgtcattttgccTTTGAACTTCAAGCATAATGTgtcacataaaaacaatgcagaccatgcagtgacagcaggctgcaggctgaaGGACACTCCATGTTGATTTATTCACTGAGttcactgtaaacaaatatTAGAAACTACACATAGAGCGCAACTCATTATGAGTTCTTAGATTAGCGATGGAACACTGAGGAGACACATGTGGTCAGTAATTCGTCAGATATCCTTTCACCTTTGATTTAAAATAATCCCACTCATCCTGTTGACTGTTGGGATCTGACCGAGCTGAGAATTGAATTAGGAGCTAAATTGGTTTCTAATTTGTTTGGTTaatctttttttgtgaaatataaatTCTCCCATAATGCTCCCTTGGTTCTGTTGAACACGCTGCTTCACTGCATATCTTACTGATGCACCTAAATGGTCATAATCCGTGTTGTTAGTTACAGCTGTGCTTTTTGCAGCTATGACCAGGTCAGAAAGTatcagataaaaataaaaatgaaaggtgtgctgtgctgtgccgCGCAGGTGCTCTGCGCCGCATGAGGTTGCCTTACATGGCCAGGTGGCTCACCTGTGCTCCCTCTGTCCGGGGGGAGGCGTCTGATTTGGATGCATTTgcacacaggtgagaggagcCCATATAACTGATGAGATGAGACCTGAAGCCACTTCCACCAGCACCTGCTAGCGTCACAGTCCAGGTGAGTCCCTGCTGTTTCTGTCTAAGCTGAAGGAGGTGAGCGCGGTGAGACTTCACTTTGTTCAGGTGCGCTGGCGTCTGCAGTCTGCTTTTAACATTTCCAAAATATCCGTGCTTTAGTCTCTGCCTTGGTTAATTAACACCAGCCTTGCATTTGACATTCAAGCCCTTTAATTAGCTCCCTGATCGCGACGGGAATAAATGATTAACGGCAATTAGCGAGAGTAATTAAGGGGATGCAGCGCCGCATGATCCAGAGAAGTGatgcagcagcttgttctcAGACACTGAGAGTTGAACTCTCACAGTCTCTCAGGCAGGTATAGAACCGTCCTGCATTATTGACGAGCACGTCTCTCCTATAGATACGAATAATAAAGTATGAAACATGACCAACCCGTGCGGCTAATCCTCCATGAAGGCACCGTTTATGTACCGTAATGCAAGCCGCGATCGGGACGTATTTTGCGCCCTGCAGGGGGGGTCTGGCCTTTGTCCTCCCCTGGCTGATGAAGGTGGGGGGTAAAATGGCTCAGCCCCCCCACCCCGACATGTTTCTttgcatgtcattttaaaaatatgaatatatatgtatatgaaatattattttctaTGAATTGTTAGAGTTGTTTAGCGCcacacacattttgcttttgcaTAAGCATTCATCATTAGATGAAGCATCGGcatgaaacagcagcacagctttgCTGCCACTTACTGTGTTTtcacaaaaatgaaagatgttGTACTGGACTGCACTTTATTGAAATGTGTCGTCAACCTAATGTATATAAAGCACGCGGAGGAGCCAGAAGTTGGGTCAAAAGGACCCGCCTTCACTAAACCCCCAAAATGAAGTAGCTTCATTGAATTTTAAATACCAAATCTATTTTGCCTGAAGAAGCAACTTGTCATTCACCACAAAGAGTGTGAATACCTGAGTTTTACCTCTTCACATGGCAGAAGATTTGCATTTATACAGGAGACGCCACTCGTTATCAactgtattttttactttataGGTGGCAAACAATATTTGTATAGTATTTCTATAGCCTAAGAGAGTAGCAGAAAtgtgctgaaagtaattttgaatgcatttttatttatccCAATAAGGAACTCTTTTGTTAAGTTTGTTGCCAGTGAACAAtgtaataaaatacacaaaacaaaacaacataactCAGTCAACTGATGAgcacatgcagtgcagtgtgcaggacagtgtgtaggacagtgtgtaggacagtgtaggacagtgtgtaggacagtataggacagtgtgtaggacagtgtgcagggcagtgtgtaggacagtgtgcaggacagtgtgtaggacagtgtgcagggcagtgtgtaggacagtgtgtaggacagtataggacagtgtgcaggacagtgtgtaggacagtgtgtgggacagtgtgtaggacagtgtgtaggacagtgtgcagggcagtgtgtaggacagtgtgtaggacagtgtgtaggacagtgtgcagggcagtgtgtaggacagtgtgcaggacagtgtgtaggacagtataggacagtgtgtaggacagtataggacagtgtgcaggacagtgtgcaggacagtgtgtaggacagtgtgtGGGACAGTATAGGACAGTGTAggacagtgtgtaggacagtATAGGACAGTGTAggacagtgtgtaggacagtataggacagtgtgtaggacagtgtgtaggacagtgtgtaagacagtgtgtaggacagtgtggaggacagtgtgtaggacagtgtgtaggacagtgtgtaagacagtgtgtaggacagtgtgtaggacagtgtgtaggacagtgtgtaggacagtgtgtaggacagtgtgGAGCCTTTGCAGATATATGTCTTCCACCTGCAGCACAcggtgttgtgtgtgttttacagtccTTCTTTGGCAGCAGAActgactcctcttcctcttcctcttcctcgcccCGGCTGGGGCAGTGGTGAGGGCCGCTGGATCCTCAGCTCGATCACGAGGCTTCTGTGGGGAGATGCTCCCTTCTTTCCATGAATGGGCTCACAGGTGCCTTTCCCAGCTGCTCCAGGATCAGCCTCCTCTTGTTCTGCTTAAGAGGCATCCGGGTAGTTTGGATCTCTCTCCATATCACAAAGGCGTTGTGGGAGGAAACATCAGTGATGTTGTGGTGGATGAGCAGGGGCCCGCGGGCAGTCATCCTTCTGCAGCTGCACGTTCCAGCCACCTTGTTTAGGCTGTCCACGTGCTGCAGCTGTAGTCTAGGATGATGGCTGGCTTCCTGTCCTCACCATCGCTAATGTcagccaataaaaacaataaaataaacaataaaatcgataaaacaaacaaaacccctTGGAACAtttatgacaaaaacaaacaaaaaatgctcTGACGCTATGACGTCACTCGCAGCAGGCCTGTGACGTGTGTCGCGTGAACATCAAAGGTATCAAATGCAGGCGCGCGCATCAAAGCCCTGCTGCTCTTCAGTCCACACTGTGATGTATGTAAGGACTGATCAAAGGACTTCACGCATTCACAGTGTTTTGGACTCGAGGAAAAATTTGACAAGCggtattttcattattttcacttaATTTACAAACGacatttgtattattttcactttattgaactccaacaacaaaaacaatgccGATCTCCCTTCTTGGTCATACTGTGCCCCGATGGCTCACCAGTACTCTGTCTGGCCTGTTCAAATCTGAACCGGAACCTGATCACACTGGTTCACCGAGTGCTCACACGGCAGAAAGCCACGAGCCATCTCCAGATGTGGCGTCACCAGTCCGGACAGACTTCAGTCAGCTCCGCTCGCTGTATCGGAATAACCGCACACTCTCTCTGGCCATGGGGCCTCTGGCTAATGAACAGGGGAAGAATAACACCTTTGCATCCGCTGAATCTTTGACTCGCAGAGTTCAACGTGACAGGTGTCTTTGGCCTCTGCCCCCCCCTTACCACGCGCCTCCAGCTGCGGCTCGCCTGCTCGAATCCGAACCGGGACCTGATCGCACAGGTTC
Encoded here:
- the tlr18 gene encoding toll-like receptor 18; its protein translation is MIWKLLHFSTFLLGALASPTPSSPLTTNADRGLCYIYNSGRSADCLGRQLESVPWRQFPSTLEDIDLSYNKLQAVHADDFVRLPRLHILKLQYNNISHIDNDAFKNNTLLEHLDIFNNSLQEIPATALTPLLNLKELYMSNNLYKHATLADSFSKFVKLSVLSMGGSLVMGLKKADFQPLKNIRLQGFAIKCSSNLSYYEPGSLKLIQTKQMGFDMAIDKRPNALHHMLRDLANKTFSVIQFRNLFEFMYYLGEEDIFQGLKYVKAHQLIFHRGKFNENLLRMALMNLQDAPVKRLRLQYIDFARSPTFIDGGAGSSITDLALDKLDLWYISNPDVLRFDWRFTWFNKIKELSIQHVYFNSVPCDAWIEMEGVEFLDVSNNRLKNEFIFNQRCHYKGTMPNLHTFKLNNNDLTSLKDLSLLTREFQQLQVLEFSDNKLGSAENSRDCVWQKNITQVIAHHNQFVSEALRCLPTTVHYLDLSYCNLDQLDIGYFEKATNLKVLLLSGNKIKFIPSNWKSPSLQSLALDGNSFGLISQASFRDMPQLSHLRAGNNPYHCTCELHAFVQDTMSKGKVNLTDWPWNYRCYHPEALLNTVISRYLPAQVACDVRLVIIISVATTAAVILILMLICYIFDLPWYTKATYQIIRAKYRAHKENGAGESGTFTYHAFISYSHSDADWVRDQLLPCLENSRNPYRLCVHERDFMPGRWIIDNIIDNIENSRKVIFVLSRHFVNSEWCNYELYFAQQRAIGKTFSDVILVVKEPIDPSSLPSKYCKLKKMLSTKTYLEWPQQDNQQAFFWVQLKSVLGKPTMTREGAHSVKSRTSSVGGVSVIELPVEDRRPEIAAPKADKDEEHKIIRRHDNELSNQRQIPMVATG